One window of the Bradyrhizobium sp. NP1 genome contains the following:
- a CDS encoding outer membrane beta-barrel protein, whose amino-acid sequence MKKISLLTAAAVMSISLTGVARAADLPQAPTYKAAPIVAPMMYNWSGFYLGANGGYGWSNQCVDLTAINGIGGIFAEGCKSAGGGAIGGQIGYRWQAGQWVFGLEAQGDWTNIRNSRVSLQNPANTFKSTLNGLGLFTGQLGYAMNEALFYVKGGAAVGSQNFGIYNTALGTGIAYADRTRWGGVVGVGFEYGFTPNWTVGIEYDYLWRVNDSNTWLTPSLAPAITSITANTRTDANLLTLRVNYKFGGPVVAKY is encoded by the coding sequence ATGAAGAAAATTAGCTTACTCACCGCGGCCGCGGTGATGTCCATTTCGCTCACGGGTGTCGCGCGCGCCGCTGACCTTCCGCAGGCACCGACCTACAAGGCGGCTCCGATCGTGGCGCCGATGATGTACAACTGGTCCGGCTTCTATCTCGGTGCTAACGGCGGATATGGCTGGAGCAACCAGTGCGTCGATCTCACCGCCATCAACGGAATTGGCGGCATCTTCGCGGAAGGCTGCAAGAGCGCCGGCGGCGGCGCCATTGGCGGCCAGATTGGCTACCGCTGGCAGGCCGGACAATGGGTGTTCGGTCTGGAAGCGCAGGGCGACTGGACCAACATTCGCAACTCGCGCGTCAGTCTGCAGAACCCCGCCAACACCTTCAAGTCGACCCTCAACGGCTTGGGCCTCTTCACGGGTCAACTTGGCTACGCGATGAACGAGGCTCTGTTCTACGTCAAGGGCGGCGCTGCGGTTGGTAGCCAGAATTTCGGCATCTACAACACAGCATTGGGCACGGGCATCGCTTATGCTGATCGGACCCGCTGGGGTGGCGTCGTCGGTGTCGGCTTCGAGTACGGGTTTACCCCGAATTGGACGGTCGGCATCGAGTACGACTATCTTTGGCGGGTGAACGACAGCAACACCTGGCTGACACCGTCGCTTGCGCCTGCGATCACTTCGATCACTGCCAATACCAGGACTGACGCGAATCTGCTCACGCTCCGCGTCAACTACAAGTTCGGCGGTCCCGTGGTCGCCAAATACTGA